The window CTGAGGAAGTGGTCTCTATGAACTGGGTAAATCGACGAAGATTTGAGCCGATACGCTCATTCTGACCAATCCCTGCAGTCAATCAATTGGACTGGTATATTAAGGGCAGGATAGTGAAAAAAGAAAATGCGAATGTAGCAACTTTCTAAAAATATTTCGTTTAATATATTCATGAGAAGGAGGTTATTATGTTTATGAAACGTTATGTTTTAGTAAGTTTATTAGTCATAATAATTACACTTGTTGGATGTCAAAGTAATATAGAGACGATACCAAATGCTAAGATGTTCAGTATTAATGTTGATGCTCCTAAAGATTTACAAGCGGATGAACTTTTTATTGTAAAAGGTACTTTGGTTAATAATTCCGACAGTTCATGGGAAGTAGAACATGGTGCAGATATGTTCACTTATGTTGTTTATCATAATGGTGAACCTGTTCTGCAAGATGTAAAGTTACGAGTCGTTAATGACATCGGATTAATGATGTCTTTGAAGCCAGATGCGACATATAAATACGATGGAGAAGGGCATGTTAATCCAAAAAATAACGAATTCATATTACAAGCAGGAAACTATGATGTCGTTTCAAAGGCAAAATTCAGAATTAAACATGTTGATAAATACTATGAATTTGAAATCGAATCACAGCCTCTTAAAATCAAAGTTTCATAAAGCATTGTATTAAACTACCCTGAAAGTAGTCGACCAAGAATCTAATTTTCATTCATCTGTGGTGCCCTGCGAGGGGCATGGATGGCTAACGAGGAACGATAGTGAAGGAGCTTGTCTCGTGGCATCTCCTTTTTTTGTTCATTAAAGTAACGGGCAACATAGCTCAATAAATCCCCTTGTTATAATAACAAAATATTATAATATGGATATAAAATTGAAAATATTTTCTGCTGACGACACGTTTTAATACTGATGGACTCATTTATACGTTGTTTAATAAGAGGAATGGTGAAAATGAAGCGTATTATCGGAATAATTTCGTTATGTGCGATTATACTTAGCGGGTGTAAAGAGAATAGCAATATTTATTCGGGTATTGAGAAAAATGACATTGAAGATATATCTAATTCGAAAAATATAGAGTTTGTTTACGAATACAAAGGGCATACCGATCATTGGGCAGCAACTTATCACGTATACAAGAGTAAAAATAATGTCGATGAACACACTTCGAGACTTGTTTTAAAGTATATTGGAAAGCAGCCAGAACCAACAGGAGAATTAAGGTATGCTTATGAAACTGAAGGTGGAGGAAGTGGAAATGGAACTTTGCCAGGTGATATGTCGGAAGCTGGAATTTATTATCTAGGTCATTCTGGAGGCAATGGCTCTATAGCAGCCCAAAATTCCTTGGTTAAGGTGCAGGTAGCTTGGAATGGAAATACAGAATCATTTGAACTAAAGCCCGAGATTAGTCGTTAACCTTAACTGAAAAAATGGGTTCGCTTTAGGAGGATTACCCTGGGAGAAGAGGGAATATTCGTATATGTTCCGCGTTATTCAGACTGTCATGCTCTCGAGACTTGCTTTTTCGGAGTTGGAATAGGTGAAGGTACGGCTTTCTCGATATCGATCGAGATGAATATTTCTAACAAACTGATGATCGATCCTCTGGAATGACTAAATAAACGTAATAACAGAAAGTGGGGGGAAATAGATTCATGATCTCTAGAAGACAGTTTGTTAAAAGATTGCTTGTAGCCGCGTTCGCATTAACCGGTGGCGGTGCTCTGATCATGCAAACCCTAAAGGGCGGAGAGACGAACAGAGCGGTAGCCGAAGCCTCGGCGCAGAAAGCAATCCCGCAAGGATCCTTAAAACCGGAAACGGTCGGCAGTAATCGGCTATTGCTATCCTTTTTCCTTCTCAGCGATGCACATATTTCCAACGGAGTCTCTACTATGACCGATAAGCTACATTCGGCTTTGAAAGATATCAGTAGCTTCGAATTGCCGGTAGATACGATTGTTTTCGGAGGGGATGTCACGGACATTGGTCGGGAACAGGATTACAAGCTGCTTCGAAAAATATTGAACGACTACAAACTGCCGCCACTTTATGCAAATATGGGCAATCACGACTATTACGGCATTTGGATCAACAGTAAGGGCGAATGGTCCACCGAAACGAAGCCCAATGGGAACACTGATGCGATGGCCCGTGAACGCTTCATGAAGTTTTTCGGCTACAAGGATAAGCCTTATAAGGATGTCTGGATCAATGATGTTCATTTAATTATGATGTCTCAGGAGACATATGTGGAGGAAAAACCGGAGGTAGGGGAGGGCGCTTGGTATTCGGATGAGCAGCTAGCCTGGCTCGAGAATATTATGAAAGCCCATGAGGACGGAAAGCCCGCCTTCGTCTTTATACATCAGCCGCTGCCGGCGCCGGATATGGACGGGAGAACGCACCAGTTGATCAGGGCGAAGGAGTTTCGAGCAATCTTGAAGCCCTATAAGAATGTTTTTGTGCTGTCCGGGCACACCCATCGTAACTTCGCGACAGAAAATCACTATAATACACAGAACTCATTTCACTGGTTCAATAATGCCTCCGTCGGCAAAACACGCAATGCTAACAATCCGAATATAGCCCAAGGCATGTACGTTCAGATCTACAACAACGAAGTAGTTGTTCGTGGCCGAGAATTTTCCAATCAGACCTGGATCGAATCAGCAAAATACACCGTACCTATAATCTGACGCAAAGGAAGCTTAGTCCTATGCCTAGAAATCGTAGGGTTTAAGTTTTTTCAGTTACAGTTACCTTATATTGATGAAGAGCAAAAACAATGATAAATAGAATCTTATAATTTCCAGTCGGGTCTATTAAGTACGGTGTTGGACCACGATGAGAACGGGAATCTAATCCGAAAAGCTGGTGTAATGGCTATCGTGCTAACTGGGGGAGAAGTTCGAGTTGGGGACCTTGCTCAGTGAAATTCCTATGGGTGATCAGCTTCAAAGATCTATCAAGAGTCTTGGCCCAATCTGTACGGCAGCTATTCTTTCAGGTGCCGGTGATCTTAGCCAAGAGGTGCTTCCGAGCAACATCAAGACGCTGGCGGAGACAGGAACACGCTGGATTTCGGTTGGTAATGGGGAAGGCTGTTTCAGAAGTGGCTTAGCTGCTACTGAGACAGCCTTCTTTTGGCGACAACAATCGACATTTTTCCTAGCAACCTATTCTCTATCACGAGGGGAGATGGTACAATTTAGGTATCATTTTAGATCGAAAGCAGGAATGGCATAATGATGCAAACACAACACGCAGGAAAGACTCACGCCGTACAAAATCAGACGGTCACTACCAGTCCGCAGGAAGCGTACCAACAGAAGACGTCTGAACAGGACTTCCTGACAGGAAGCGCTGTTCAAAGGAAGAAAATGAGTGTTCAATCGTTGAGCCCCGCTCATCTGATGCACCTTCAACGCACCATCGGCAACCGCTCGGTCAGCGCATTGTTCAATCAAAGCACACCGAGGACTGGCGATGCGAGTACGAACACTGACATTCAAAGACGCGAGACCGCAGAATCCATACAACCGCAGTCGGAGAGCTCGCAGCAGACGCTCAGCAGCAAGCCGGAGAGCTCATCTTCCGTGCCTGGTATTCAGCGCAAGGTGTACATCAAACGCACACTGCTCCCCGGGTACCGCAATAAGACGAAATCCAGCCATGGAAGTGAAGGCAAAGGGCAGCGAAACGTCGATTCGATGATGAGTGACGAGAAATCGCGCTATTTTGACAGCAAAGAGGGAAATGACCCAGTACGCCGCAGGCACCACCGATAAAGTCGGCTATGTCGAGAAAACGAATACCTGGATTCGGATTCCGAGCGAGCTGACGGTGATTGGCGAAGACCACACGGAAACAACGATTGCTGACGTCGTAAAGGCTGTAGGTACGGATAAGTTTATGTATGAGGGGTTCACCGAGCATCCGCCTGAGGCAAGCGATAATCCGGAGCTGGAGCTGGCTATGCAGAACCGAGACGCTCAAGTTACCGATAAATTCGGCGGTGTTGGCGTCGGCCCAGAAAGTAAAAGTCACAGAAGCGAAAGCTTTTATCCTAAGATCGTAAGGGCTTTGCAAGGCGTTACCGTCAACGAACCTTTTTACGAAGTACAAGGATCACCGACGGAAATTACCTATTTAGCCATGGCGATCCGTTTGGCGTCAAGTGCCCAAGAGGGCTCCGCTCTTTATCAGACCTATATGGCCAACGAAGAGATGTGGAAACAAACGGCGGCAACGGCAAGTAGCGCAAGCATGTATAAGACACCGCTCGTTACCGCGATGAAACAGGCAGGCAGCAGCCAACTGTTTACGGATTTTATCAGAGATTTATCCGAATACGCATACAGCAAAATTCAACAGGAACAAGCTGCTGCGCCGGCTAAAGATAAAGATGCCTTCGCAGAGAACTGGCATGTTGCCAAAGATGATTACGATAAAGATGGCTCGGATATTATGAAAGCGGAAAAAGCCCGTGATTTCTCGATGTATCAGCATATCAAGAAAGCCCAGAGTGACGGGTACCTGCTGTATGGACTTGGCGACATGCATTTACAGCGACTCAAGGAACTTCTGGATGCGCAAGGCATCAAGAATGAGAATATGGACAAATTTATAAGTAAGCAGGCAACGGATCATCCGCAAACTTAAGCGGTTAGCCCATTTCAGACATCATCTCCACTTCGCTTGTAGCCCAAATGGGACAACACCTCATGCCGCACGGGAGACTCCTTTTTGGACGAAAGAAAGTATAACGAGATCAGAATATCTAAGAACGAAATTCTTCTGGTCGTTAAATCGCGACAATAGTCGCTTATGACTCAGTGGCCCCTAAAAATCTGGGGCCAGCAGACGTTACCGTTGCCATGATCCGTGAAGACTGGCTGGAGAACGCATCGAAGCTAAAATGGGTAGTGAATAAAAGTGGGGTAGAGCAATAAGAATAGCTTAATGGCGTGATTGATGCTAACGGCTTTGAAGGTTTGGCTGGTCATCAAAGTGTAGGGGGGCTGCACGCTCCGTTTCTTTTAGGAGATCTGCACCAAATGGATGATCTACAATATACTGCCAACTTTCATCAAGCTGCTTTCTTACAATTTCTGAGGTATGGCCTTGAATTTGTAACGGGCTTCCATCTTCTCCAACGGTTTCGAGGATAAAGTGTGCTCGAAGCAAAGCGATGTTTTCAAATGTTATGCAGTAAATATTTTTGGATACCATTGTGCCTTTAAATCGTAATAGTTCCTCAAGGGTTTTACGAATCGGTTCAAGTCCTTCATCCTTATTGCCGGTCAGATTAATCAGAATGCCACCTGGTTCATATAAAGCAAGTAAGTTGTCTATGTCGCCGGAATTATAAGCTTGAGCAAATGCAGCATTCATATCTTCCGGATTCATGACTGAGTTTCTTGAAATGGGGGATTTCATAAGATCACTTCTTTCTGTATGATGTATACAGTTGTTAGCATATCTGATTTCTCACAATAATTTAAGTACGCAGAAAATAGTTACATAGTCATAAAAACTTAACCAATGGAGGTAAATATGCCCTATCAAGATGAATCATTTGGTTGTCCTGTAGAGGTGGGGCTTCAAATGATTAGCGGAAAATGGAAACCGAAAATCATGTACGAATTGCTTCAACAAACCAGGAGATTTGGTGAGCTCTTGCGACTAATTCCTGGTGTATCAAGACATGTTATGACGATACAGCTTCGTTTGCTAGAAGAAGATGGTATCGTTAAACGCACTGCATACTTAACGATACCACCGAAAGTTGAATACGAATTGACCGAATTTGGTAGAAGCTTGGAACCCATTCTGATTCAATTGTTAAAGGTGGGGGAGCATTCCATCTCACTCCGTAAAAATGAACGCAATGAGAGTTGAAGTTTATCGTTAATTGATTTATTATTCTGCAGCAATTTTAGTGCAAATCCCAGGTATCGATTGGATTAAATCATATTCAAGTAACGCTTCAGCTAGGGCCTCTATCGATTTATTAAGGTCTGCTAGATGGTCCTTGTATTGAAGAAGCAATTTGATGAGCAGCTGCATGGAGATCAGATGACCTGGAAAAGCCGTCTCCTTAAAGTGATTTCGCCTTGCTGCTGCTACTAAGATTTGAGCGCGCTCTGGACACCATAAAGCCGTTTTGCCACGTCCTGTAAGGCGACCCGATTGTTGCAGCAATCTCCCTTTCATCCAGTTCCAGAACCTCTTTAGACGTAGGGTGTAAAGCCAGAAATCGAAGGGAAACCTTTGAATAAAGGTCACCAAACACGCCATGATATTCAGGAAAAACTTGATCCAGAATAGCCTGAAAAGTAGTTTTGCTTGGACATACATACCCGTTAAAGATTCATGTTGGCGTGTTAGATAGCGTAAATTCATGAGATGCTGACCCCGCTTTTTATAGGGTTCAAACTCTTCTTTATAGAACAGCGACCCTAACAGATGGGCTTCAGCGGCATCCGTCTTCAACCGTCGCAAATTGGTTTTCTTGGCGTTATGTGAGATTAAAGGATTAATGACGATGTTCAAATACTGGTGCTCATCCAGAAACTGAACAATAGGGCTATGATAATGGCCAGTTGCTTCCATAACGATGGAGGGACGCATTCCTGCAGCTGATTCCACTCCTCTCATATAATTTAGAAAAGACGCTAACCCTTCAAGATCATGATTAAACCTAAAGGTCTTCCCATGATGTACTCCACGGTCTAAAAAAGCTTGTGCATGGCTCTCTCCCTTTGATACATCCAAACCAATGACTGGATTTATAACATCACTCCTGAAGTATTTTCACCGGCAACCCCTAAAGGTCGAACAGAAATATCTGGTGACCTCATAATACTAACGGGCAGGATAATTGATACTAATACCAGTAGCTTGGTACAAATTTTGATATCAATATTAGAACGAATCCATCTAAATTAAATTATTTTATTGATAAGATACTAAGATTATTATAATCTCATACAGAATAATCCAAAGGGTGAGAAAAATGAACGGTGGTTGGCACGATTCTTATTTAGGCAAACTTCGCAAAGTCATTGGCACACAAAAGATAATCGTAAACTCAGTACGGGCAATCTTATTCGATGATGAAGGTCGTGCCTTGTTTATAAAGCGTAGAGGTGATAAAAAATGGGGTATACCTGCAGGAGCCATGGAACTAGATGAATCAGTGTTTGATGCGATGAAGCGTGAAGTTAAAGAAGAAACAGGGCTTGACGTTCTTAAGGCAACATTAACTGCTATTTATTCTACTCCAACAACGCAAACATTTATAGACCGTTGGGGAAACGAGCATCACATAATAGAATATTTATTTCAAGTGGATGAGTGGACGGGGACGCTTGATAAAGTGACAGATGAAAGCGTAGATGCAAAGTTTTACCCATTAGATAATCTACCAGAAGCTTCAAGCGAGCTTTTTGCGAACCATCACGAAAGGGTATTTAAAGATTATAAAAAGTTCGATGGAAAATTAATATTGGAATAGAAATCGGCATTGCGCTAACTAAGAACGTTACTTGAACAAGACAGCAGCAGTCTTTAGGCTGCATAGGACGGCTAGGGAATTATGCAGTGACGGAGTTCGGCTCGAACCATGATTTTTGATGTGACTAATGATAGCGGGAAATCAAAAAAGAACCTGGATAGTTTTATCAGGTTCTTTTATATTGCATATAAACAGACACGATGATATAATCTGATTACGACTCTCGCAGATTACACGAAAATAATTATTG is drawn from Paenibacillus sp. V4I7 and contains these coding sequences:
- a CDS encoding NUDIX domain-containing protein, encoding MNGGWHDSYLGKLRKVIGTQKIIVNSVRAILFDDEGRALFIKRRGDKKWGIPAGAMELDESVFDAMKREVKEETGLDVLKATLTAIYSTPTTQTFIDRWGNEHHIIEYLFQVDEWTGTLDKVTDESVDAKFYPLDNLPEASSELFANHHERVFKDYKKFDGKLILE
- a CDS encoding metallophosphoesterase, which translates into the protein MISRRQFVKRLLVAAFALTGGGALIMQTLKGGETNRAVAEASAQKAIPQGSLKPETVGSNRLLLSFFLLSDAHISNGVSTMTDKLHSALKDISSFELPVDTIVFGGDVTDIGREQDYKLLRKILNDYKLPPLYANMGNHDYYGIWINSKGEWSTETKPNGNTDAMARERFMKFFGYKDKPYKDVWINDVHLIMMSQETYVEEKPEVGEGAWYSDEQLAWLENIMKAHEDGKPAFVFIHQPLPAPDMDGRTHQLIRAKEFRAILKPYKNVFVLSGHTHRNFATENHYNTQNSFHWFNNASVGKTRNANNPNIAQGMYVQIYNNEVVVRGREFSNQTWIESAKYTVPII
- a CDS encoding transposase, with the protein product MDVSKGESHAQAFLDRGVHHGKTFRFNHDLEGLASFLNYMRGVESAAGMRPSIVMEATGHYHSPIVQFLDEHQYLNIVINPLISHNAKKTNLRRLKTDAAEAHLLGSLFYKEEFEPYKKRGQHLMNLRYLTRQHESLTGMYVQAKLLFRLFWIKFFLNIMACLVTFIQRFPFDFWLYTLRLKRFWNWMKGRLLQQSGRLTGRGKTALWCPERAQILVAAARRNHFKETAFPGHLISMQLLIKLLLQYKDHLADLNKSIEALAEALLEYDLIQSIPGICTKIAAE
- a CDS encoding DUF4440 domain-containing protein; this encodes MNPEDMNAAFAQAYNSGDIDNLLALYEPGGILINLTGNKDEGLEPIRKTLEELLRFKGTMVSKNIYCITFENIALLRAHFILETVGEDGSPLQIQGHTSEIVRKQLDESWQYIVDHPFGADLLKETERAAPLHFDDQPNLQSR
- a CDS encoding helix-turn-helix domain-containing protein, which codes for MPYQDESFGCPVEVGLQMISGKWKPKIMYELLQQTRRFGELLRLIPGVSRHVMTIQLRLLEEDGIVKRTAYLTIPPKVEYELTEFGRSLEPILIQLLKVGEHSISLRKNERNES